The DNA segment GCGTCATCCGTGGCGTGCCACCGGGGCTGGGCGAGCCCATTTTTGACAAGCTGGAGGCGGATCTCGCGAAGGCGATGCTGTCGCTGCCGGCGACCAAGGGCTTCGAGATCGGCTCCGGTTTCTCCGGCACCCTGCTTACCGGCCGGGAGCACAACGACGCGTTCCGGAACATCGACGGAAAGATCCGCACCACCACCAACCGCTCCGGCGGCGTGCAGGGAGGCATTTCCAACGGCGAAAACATCGTCTTCCGCGTGGCGTTCAAGCCGACCGCCACCATCATGACCTCCCAGGAAACCGTCACCAGCGGAGGTGAGAACACGGAGCTTTCCGGAAAGGGCCGCCATGATGCCTGCGTCCTCCCTCGCGCCGTGCCCATCGTCGAGGCGATGGCCACCCTCGTGATCACGGACCATCTGCTGCGGCAGCGTGCGGGTGGCGCCAGGTAACGACCCGTCCCTGGAGATCAGAAATTCCTCCTCCCATGCCTCCGGAGTCCCTTCCCCAGATCAGCCTCGGCACCGCCGCGCTGGTCATCTTCCTGCTCTGCTTCGGCTTCGTCTTCCTGCGCGGCATCGTGCGGATGCTGTTCGGCGTGGCGATCCTCGGCGGCAGCCTGTGGGTGGGCTTCCTGGTCTGGCAGAAGACGCCGGAGTGGACCATCTCCCTGATGGGCAAGCCGCTGGACTGGGTGTCCATCGCGCTGCCGGTGGTGGCCTTCGTCGGGACGTTCATTATCGCGCGGGTGGTGATCAATTTTTTCCTGAAGCCGTTCAAGCCCTCGGCGGATGGCGGCTCCCGGACTGCGGGCGGGATCCTGTTCCGGCTGATCCTCACCATCATCCCGACGGGATTCCTTTGGCTCATCGGCGCCACGCTCGTCCATCACTTCGGCTCCATCGCGGAGATCGAGAAATCCACGGACAAGAAGACCAAGGCGGAGCCGGGGCTGCTCGACCGCTTCAGCGAGCTGAAGGAAGCCATCGCCGCCATCGTGCCGGCGGATTGGCTGCAGAAGCTCGATCCGCTCGCGGATCCCAGCCATCTTTCCCTGGCGAAGCTCATCGCCGCGCAGCCGGACTCCCGCCGCGCGCCGGTGATCGACCCGGAGACCGGAAAGCCGTATCCGCGCGCGATCATCGTGGATGAGCCGGAACTCGAGGATCTGGCCAGCGACGGTCGCATCAGCACGCTCATCCGCCACCCGCTGTTCCAGAAGGCGCTGAATGACCCGAAGGTGCGGGAGGCGCTGCGTGCCCAGGCCGTCCGGAACTGAGCGGAAACGGCCCGTTTTTCCAAAATCACCAATTTCGATGTTCGATGTTGGACGTTCGGCGTCCGATGTTCAAATTCCGCCCCAGCAAATGTCCTATCTCGTCACCATCGGCCTCGAAGTCCACGCGCAGGTGAAAACCGCGACCAAGATGTTCTGTGCCTGCCGCACCTCCTTCGGGGATGAACCGAACACGCACACCTGCCCCGTCTGCCTGGGCCTGCCGGGAGCGCTGCCGGTGCTGAACCGCGAGGCCGTCGAGAAGACCCTGCTCACCGGGCTGATGCTGGACTGCGGTTCACCGGATATCTCGAAATGGGACCGGAAGAACTACTTCTACCCGGACATGCCGAAGAACTACCAGACCACGCAGATGGACCTGCCCCTCTGCATCGGTGGCGGCGTCCCGCTTTACGAACACTGCTACCCGACGGATCACCGGAAGAACATCAAGACTCCCGGCAAGGTGGTGAAGATGAACCGCATCCACCTGGAGGAGGACGTGGCGAAGTCCACCCACCTCGGGAACTCGTCGCTCATTGACTTCAACCGCGCCGGAACGCCGCTCATGGAGATCGTTTCCGAGCCGGACCTGGAGTCCGCGGAGGAAGCCTTCGCCTACCTCCGCTCGCTCCAGATGATCCTCCAGCAGGGAGAGGTTTCGGATGCGGACATGGAGAAAGGGAACCTCCGCTGTGACGTGAACATTTCGCTGCGGAAGAACGAGTCCGATCCGCTGGGCCAGAAGGTGGAGCTGAAGAACCTCAACTCCATCTCCGCCATCCGCCGAGCGATCCACTTCGAGATCGACCGCCAGACGGAGGAACTCGACAGGGGCCAGGCGCAGATCCAGTCCACCCGCCGCTGGGATGACGAGCGCGGCGAAACCCAGCTCATGCGCACGAAGGAGGACGCGCACGACTACCGCTACTTCACCTGCCCGGACCTCCTGCCCATCGAAACCGCGCCGTTGCTGGCGAAGGTCCGCCCGCTGGTGCCGGAACTGCCGCACCAGCTTGCGGAGCGTTTTGAAAGGGACTTCGGCGTGACCACCTACGATGCCTCCGTGCTTTCCTCGGACAAGTATCTGGCGGTGTATTTCGAGGCCGCGACCGATGCCGCGATCCCCGGCAAGAAGGTGGCGAACTTCATCATCAACAACCTGCTCGGCACGCTCAACGAACAGGGCATCGGCATTTCCGACTGCCCGGTGTCACCGGAGAAGCTGCGCGGACTCCTCCTGCTGGTGGAGAACGGCACGCTGGCCGCCAACCAGGCGAAGGAAGTGTTCGAGGTGCTCTACAACGCCCCGGAGAAAGATCCGAAGGCCATCGCGGATGAACTCGGCTTCAAGCCCGCGGAAGCGGGTGAGCTGGAAGATCTGGTCGATCAGGTCATCGCCAACAACCCGTCGGAGGTGGAAGCCGTGAAAGCGGGCAACGAGAAGCTGCTCAACTTCCTCACCGGTCAGGTGATGAAAGCCTCCGCCACCAAGCCGAACCCGAAGCAGGTGACGGAGCTGCTGCGGGCAAGGTTGCTGTGATGCGGTGGGATGGCTGGGATTGGAGCGCGGACTTAAGTCCGCTTGGCTTCGTGTGGAACAGATTCTCCGGGGCGGACTGAAGTCCGCGCTCCGTAGGCACCAAAATAGAAAAACCAGCGGCGACGAGCACCACTGGTTTTCCAGATCCATCTTCAGGACCCGTCACTTCGTCGTGAACACCCGTGAAGCGGAGAGGGCGTAGAACTCCGGATCATACATGCCTTCCACCTTGGCGGGCGGTGCCGTCGCCACGCCGGGGACGGTGCAGCGGGCCAGGTAGGTCAGCGTGTAGGTGCCCTTTTTCCAGATCTGATCGAGGTAGAACACGGCCCGGTCGGTGCGCAGTTCGGAGTGGCTGACTTCCCAGCGGTTGGCGCTGACATCCGCGCCCGCGCCGGTGGCGGTGCCCTGGGTCTTGAAGTCGGTGTTCACCGTCTCGAAGACGGAGGGCAGCATGTCCTCGATCACCAGATACTTCGTGTCGTCGTTCGGCAGGGTGACGCGGAGGGACACCCGGATCAGGTCACCGACCTTCGGCTCGGTCAGGATCTCGGCGGAACCGTCCGCCTTGATCCGCTCATAGAGACGATCCACGGAGAGGCCGTTGGTGGCCACCGGTTGCAGCGGCTCGATTCGCGGCTTCGAGGCGACCCTGATCCGGACGTAGCCGGTGCCCTTCGGGTTGATCTCCAGCTTGAGGCCCGGGGTGATCGCCATTGTGGCGGATGCCGTCGGGTTTTCCGGATTGAGGGTCACGGTGCCGGAGGAAAGCGCCGGATGCATCTCCGCGGACCACTCGCCATTGAGGGTGGCCTTGTCGTTCTTCGCGTAGGTGGACATGGCCAGCAGCCCCCAGCCGTTGGCCCAGGTGGTGTTCCAGTGACCGTACGGGTTCCGCTCATGGATCATGCGGTCCAGGGTGGTGGTGGTTTCCTTCGCCTGCGGGTCGATGGTGGACCATGCCAGCAGCTTGAAGGAATCATCCGCGTTCCAGCGCATCCAGCCGTCGTCTTTCAGGCGGTAGGGCACCTTGGAAGTGAGGATGGACTT comes from the Luteolibacter sp. SL250 genome and includes:
- the gatB gene encoding Asp-tRNA(Asn)/Glu-tRNA(Gln) amidotransferase subunit GatB produces the protein MSYLVTIGLEVHAQVKTATKMFCACRTSFGDEPNTHTCPVCLGLPGALPVLNREAVEKTLLTGLMLDCGSPDISKWDRKNYFYPDMPKNYQTTQMDLPLCIGGGVPLYEHCYPTDHRKNIKTPGKVVKMNRIHLEEDVAKSTHLGNSSLIDFNRAGTPLMEIVSEPDLESAEEAFAYLRSLQMILQQGEVSDADMEKGNLRCDVNISLRKNESDPLGQKVELKNLNSISAIRRAIHFEIDRQTEELDRGQAQIQSTRRWDDERGETQLMRTKEDAHDYRYFTCPDLLPIETAPLLAKVRPLVPELPHQLAERFERDFGVTTYDASVLSSDKYLAVYFEAATDAAIPGKKVANFIINNLLGTLNEQGIGISDCPVSPEKLRGLLLLVENGTLAANQAKEVFEVLYNAPEKDPKAIADELGFKPAEAGELEDLVDQVIANNPSEVEAVKAGNEKLLNFLTGQVMKASATKPNPKQVTELLRARLL
- a CDS encoding CvpA family protein — translated: MPPESLPQISLGTAALVIFLLCFGFVFLRGIVRMLFGVAILGGSLWVGFLVWQKTPEWTISLMGKPLDWVSIALPVVAFVGTFIIARVVINFFLKPFKPSADGGSRTAGGILFRLILTIIPTGFLWLIGATLVHHFGSIAEIEKSTDKKTKAEPGLLDRFSELKEAIAAIVPADWLQKLDPLADPSHLSLAKLIAAQPDSRRAPVIDPETGKPYPRAIIVDEPELEDLASDGRISTLIRHPLFQKALNDPKVREALRAQAVRN